The following are encoded in a window of Geobacter metallireducens GS-15 genomic DNA:
- a CDS encoding DUF502 domain-containing protein encodes MEKVINHLKSRFVTGLFVVVPVGVTIFVLKFLFSFADGLLGSYLDRLLIAVTNHDYYFPGLGMITGAVVVYLTGLLAANVMGKRLLRWWDALLARIPLVKSIYTSSKQLTQVFQEGKSSYRRAVFVEWPRKGVRAVGFVTAEVEREGERLVVVYVPTMPNPTSGFALFFREDEVYESGMTVEDAVKFVVSGGVVVP; translated from the coding sequence ATGGAAAAGGTCATCAACCATCTCAAATCGCGGTTCGTCACGGGGCTCTTCGTGGTGGTTCCGGTCGGGGTCACCATCTTCGTCCTGAAGTTCCTCTTCAGCTTCGCCGACGGGCTCCTGGGCTCCTACCTGGACCGGCTTCTGATCGCAGTCACCAATCACGACTACTATTTTCCCGGCCTCGGCATGATCACCGGCGCCGTGGTGGTTTACCTGACCGGGCTTCTGGCCGCCAACGTCATGGGGAAGCGGCTTCTTCGCTGGTGGGATGCCCTCCTGGCGCGCATTCCCCTGGTGAAATCCATCTACACCTCCAGCAAGCAGCTGACCCAGGTGTTCCAGGAAGGGAAGAGCTCCTACCGCCGGGCCGTGTTCGTGGAATGGCCCCGGAAGGGGGTGCGGGCCGTGGGCTTTGTCACCGCCGAGGTGGAGCGGGAAGGGGAGCGGCTCGTGGTGGTCTACGTTCCCACCATGCCGAACCCCACGTCGGGCTTTGCCCTCTTTTTTCGGGAGGATGAGGTGTACGAGAGCGGCATGACCGTGGAGGATGCGGTGAAGTTCGTGGTATCGGGGGGCGTGGTGGTGCCGTGA
- a CDS encoding carbon starvation CstA family protein, with the protein MNALTLIFVALCVFALAYRYYGLFLANRVLGLREDRATPATTMADGHDYVKTNKYVLFGHHFAAIAAAGPLLGPVLAAQFGFLPGALWIIVGAVLAGAVHDAIVLFASVRHRGKSLSRIAETEIGKAAGKVASVAILFILILTLAGLSIAVVNAMFNSPWGTYTVFCTIPIAMVMGVYMQKIRPGDVKGGSIIGVALLALAILTGPYVAANPELAAFFTFSKKQIALIIPIYGFFASVLPVWFLLVPRDYLSTYLKIGTIALLALGIVAVHPQLQMPAITSYVSGGGPVIPGAVFPFIFVTIACGALSGFHAIIGSGTTPKMIANERDILFVGYGAMLTEGFVAIMALIAACVLVPADYFAINAAPKAFQALNMAPVNLPALSQAVGEQVQGRPGGAVSLAVGMAYIFSSIPVMKSMMAYWYHFAIMFEAVFILTAVDAGTRVGRYLLQEMLGKLYPRFADNTWTPGVIVTSILFTSAWGYLVYTGDITTIWPLFGMSNQLLATCALIVGTTMLIRLGKARYAWVTAVPGIFMIPVTMTAGYLNITKNFLPKGLTLLVVLSVVLMVLMAIVFIEAFRKWYALLQIREKVLDANGDLVLVPVESPAERYEPLPLQE; encoded by the coding sequence ATGAATGCGTTGACACTCATTTTTGTGGCACTGTGCGTCTTTGCGCTTGCCTACCGCTACTATGGCCTGTTTCTGGCGAACAGGGTGCTGGGGCTGCGGGAGGACCGCGCAACGCCTGCCACCACCATGGCGGACGGGCACGACTACGTGAAGACCAACAAGTACGTCCTGTTCGGCCACCACTTCGCGGCCATCGCCGCGGCGGGCCCCCTCCTGGGGCCGGTGCTCGCTGCCCAGTTCGGGTTCCTGCCGGGGGCCCTCTGGATTATCGTCGGGGCCGTTCTGGCCGGCGCGGTCCACGATGCCATCGTCCTCTTCGCCTCGGTGCGGCACCGGGGCAAGAGCCTTTCGCGCATCGCCGAGACCGAGATCGGCAAAGCCGCGGGGAAGGTGGCTTCCGTGGCCATTCTCTTCATTCTCATCCTGACCCTGGCCGGCCTCTCCATTGCCGTCGTGAACGCCATGTTCAACAGCCCCTGGGGAACCTACACCGTCTTCTGCACCATTCCCATCGCCATGGTCATGGGGGTTTACATGCAGAAGATCCGGCCGGGGGACGTGAAGGGGGGGAGCATCATCGGCGTTGCACTCCTCGCCCTGGCGATCCTGACCGGGCCCTACGTGGCCGCCAATCCCGAGCTGGCGGCGTTCTTCACCTTTTCCAAGAAGCAGATCGCGCTCATCATCCCCATCTACGGATTCTTCGCCTCGGTGCTGCCGGTCTGGTTCCTCCTGGTCCCCCGCGACTATCTCTCAACCTACCTGAAGATCGGCACCATCGCCCTGCTGGCCCTCGGGATCGTCGCCGTGCATCCCCAGCTCCAGATGCCCGCCATCACCAGCTATGTGAGCGGCGGCGGTCCGGTGATCCCCGGCGCGGTCTTCCCCTTCATCTTCGTGACCATTGCCTGCGGCGCCCTCTCCGGTTTCCACGCCATCATCGGCTCCGGCACCACCCCGAAGATGATCGCCAACGAGCGGGATATCCTCTTCGTCGGCTACGGCGCCATGCTGACCGAAGGGTTTGTGGCGATCATGGCCCTCATCGCCGCCTGTGTGCTGGTCCCGGCCGACTACTTCGCCATCAACGCCGCCCCCAAGGCGTTCCAGGCCCTCAATATGGCCCCCGTGAACCTGCCGGCACTCTCCCAGGCGGTGGGCGAGCAGGTCCAGGGGCGGCCCGGCGGCGCGGTCTCCCTGGCGGTGGGGATGGCCTACATCTTCTCGTCGATTCCGGTCATGAAGAGCATGATGGCCTACTGGTACCACTTCGCCATCATGTTCGAGGCGGTCTTTATTCTCACTGCCGTCGATGCCGGTACCCGGGTCGGCCGCTATCTCCTCCAGGAGATGCTCGGCAAGCTCTATCCGCGCTTTGCCGATAACACGTGGACGCCAGGGGTCATCGTTACGAGTATCCTCTTTACCTCCGCCTGGGGCTACCTGGTCTACACCGGCGACATCACCACCATCTGGCCCCTGTTCGGCATGAGCAACCAGCTCCTCGCCACCTGCGCCCTCATCGTCGGCACCACCATGCTCATCAGGCTCGGCAAGGCCCGCTACGCCTGGGTCACCGCGGTCCCGGGGATCTTCATGATTCCGGTCACCATGACCGCAGGGTACCTGAACATCACCAAGAACTTCCTGCCCAAGGGGCTTACCCTGCTCGTGGTCCTGTCCGTCGTGCTGATGGTGCTGATGGCCATCGTCTTCATCGAGGCGTTCCGTAAATGGTATGCGTTGTTGCAGATCCGGGAGAAGGTGCTTGATGCCAACGGCGACCTGGTTCTGGTGCCGGTGGAGTCGCCGGCCGAGAGGTACGAGCCGCTCCCCTTGCAGGAGTAA
- a CDS encoding D-2-hydroxyacid dehydrogenase: MGERTRIVILDGYTINPGDNPWTPVEEYGDCTIHDRTPPELKLERARDAEIILTSKVKLDEATIAALPRLRYISLLATGYNNVDVAAAGRRGIPVSNVPAYSTESVAQTAFALLLELTTRVGLHDAAVRGGEWSHCPDHSFWKTSIVELDGLTLGIVGYGAIGRAVARIAQAFGMRTIAHAPRIPADPGPVPVRFVSLEELFATADVVTLNCPQTPENTEFVNEGLLSLMKRSAYLINVARGGLVNEADLARALRDGTLAGAGLDVVAHEPMLPDNPLLAAPNCIFTPHLAWASLAARRRLTGVVAANVAAFLAGSPINVVNGPWLAGGR, from the coding sequence ATGGGAGAGAGGACCCGCATTGTCATTCTGGACGGCTACACCATCAACCCGGGAGACAATCCCTGGACGCCGGTGGAAGAATACGGCGACTGCACCATCCATGACCGTACCCCTCCCGAGCTGAAACTGGAGCGAGCCCGCGATGCGGAGATCATCCTCACCAGCAAGGTGAAGCTGGACGAGGCGACCATCGCGGCGCTGCCGAGGCTTCGTTACATATCGCTCCTTGCCACGGGGTACAACAACGTGGACGTGGCGGCCGCGGGCCGGCGCGGCATTCCGGTTTCCAACGTTCCGGCCTACTCGACCGAATCGGTGGCCCAGACCGCCTTTGCCCTGTTGCTGGAACTCACCACGCGGGTGGGGCTCCATGACGCCGCCGTTCGAGGCGGCGAATGGAGCCACTGCCCCGACCACTCCTTCTGGAAAACATCGATCGTGGAGCTGGACGGCCTTACCCTGGGCATTGTGGGCTACGGCGCCATCGGCCGCGCCGTGGCCCGGATCGCCCAGGCCTTCGGGATGCGGACGATCGCCCATGCGCCCCGTATTCCCGCCGATCCGGGGCCGGTTCCGGTGCGTTTCGTATCCCTCGAAGAGCTCTTCGCCACCGCCGACGTGGTGACCCTCAACTGTCCGCAGACCCCGGAAAATACCGAATTTGTCAACGAAGGGCTCCTCTCCCTCATGAAGCGGAGCGCCTACCTCATCAATGTGGCCCGGGGAGGGTTGGTGAACGAAGCCGACCTGGCCCGGGCGCTTCGGGATGGCACCCTGGCCGGCGCGGGGCTCGACGTGGTGGCCCATGAGCCGATGCTTCCCGACAACCCCCTCCTGGCGGCACCCAATTGCATCTTCACGCCGCACCTGGCCTGGGCGTCGCTGGCGGCCCGCCGGAGACTCACCGGGGTCGTTGCGGCCAATGTGGCTGCGTTTCTGGCCGGTTCGCCGATCAATGTGGTGAATGGCCCGTGGCTGGCCGGGGGACGGTGA
- a CDS encoding LytR/AlgR family response regulator transcription factor, producing MLMRVFIVDDEAPARRELRYLLERVEGVEVAGEAANGTEALKGIRQTRPQLVFLDIQMPGLSGLELAQFLAELPTRPLLVFATAFQEYALQAFEVEAFDYLLKPFDKERLEKTVMKAARALAPPAGREPGEPGRKIALYRGETIIPTAPERILFARSEGGEVVVHAGDGRYRTRFTLNELEQKLSPSGFVRVHRSFLVNTNHVREVVPWFHGSYKLIMDDREKSEIPVSRYNVKDLKRYFDI from the coding sequence ATGCTCATGAGAGTCTTCATCGTTGACGACGAGGCACCGGCTCGGCGGGAGCTCAGGTACCTTCTGGAGCGCGTGGAGGGGGTGGAGGTTGCCGGCGAGGCCGCCAACGGCACCGAGGCCCTCAAGGGGATCAGGCAGACCCGCCCCCAGCTGGTGTTCCTTGACATCCAGATGCCGGGCCTGTCGGGGTTGGAGCTGGCCCAGTTCCTGGCCGAACTTCCCACAAGACCGTTGCTGGTCTTCGCCACGGCGTTCCAGGAGTATGCCCTCCAGGCCTTCGAGGTGGAGGCCTTCGACTACCTGCTCAAGCCCTTCGACAAGGAGCGCCTGGAGAAGACGGTGATGAAGGCCGCCCGGGCGCTCGCTCCCCCAGCGGGGCGGGAACCCGGCGAACCCGGCAGGAAGATAGCGCTCTATCGGGGCGAGACTATCATCCCCACCGCACCGGAGCGGATCCTGTTCGCCCGGAGCGAGGGGGGGGAGGTCGTCGTCCATGCCGGCGACGGGCGGTACCGTACCCGCTTCACCCTCAACGAACTAGAGCAGAAGCTCTCCCCCTCGGGCTTCGTCCGGGTCCACCGGAGTTTCCTGGTCAACACGAACCATGTCCGGGAGGTCGTGCCGTGGTTCCACGGCAGCTACAAACTGATCATGGACGACCGGGAGAAGTCCGAAATCCCCGTCAGCCGGTACAACGTGAAAGATCTAAAAAGGTATTTCGATATCTGA
- a CDS encoding phosphate-starvation-inducible PsiE family protein produces the protein MWKENVIDLKLTRFFEISARALLSLLIFAILLAILAAIIGTFHDLRLVMGHDMHGAFRTILVDVLTVLAIVEVLRTALAYFTEGRVKVTYIIDTVLVTVLTEVMAFWYRDMNWEKITMVIALVLSLAAVRIITVRFSPRRLREEL, from the coding sequence ATGTGGAAAGAAAACGTCATCGACCTGAAGCTCACGCGATTTTTCGAGATCTCGGCCCGGGCGCTGTTGAGCCTTCTTATCTTCGCTATTCTGCTGGCCATCCTGGCGGCCATCATCGGCACCTTCCACGACCTGCGGCTGGTCATGGGGCACGATATGCACGGGGCCTTCAGGACCATCCTGGTGGATGTGCTGACGGTGCTGGCCATCGTGGAGGTCCTCCGCACGGCCCTTGCCTACTTTACTGAGGGACGGGTGAAGGTGACCTACATCATCGACACGGTACTGGTCACGGTGCTGACCGAGGTGATGGCCTTCTGGTACCGGGACATGAACTGGGAAAAGATCACCATGGTGATCGCCCTGGTCCTGTCGCTGGCAGCGGTGCGGATCATCACCGTGCGCTTCTCCCCCCGTCGGCTCCGGGAGGAGTTGTAA
- a CDS encoding sensor histidine kinase, which translates to MLHLLVNLLERLGLFAIAFILVMRFAIVKRFLIGKASRYEKLTLSVLFGFIGIAGTYMGVPIQNAIANSRVVGVALGGILGGPLVGFGAGLIAGGHRFLIDVGGFTATACGVATIAEGVAGGLIYHRLKRGQFDPAVAFITGVAVETLQMVILLVMAKPFTAAVSLVSVIGFPMILVNSIGLALFVELVSSVFREKERFAAVQAQTALNIALRTLPFLRGGLTEGSAAATARIIREMTDLDAVAITDEAAILAHTGAEEDHHRPGLPLLTASTRSALASGEITTPLTRDDIGCTHEGCRLGSAIIVPLKKRERTVGALKLYRLKEGGITPLDMELANGLAHLFSNQLEISELEAQRKLVREAEIRALQAQINPHFLFNTINTIISYTRTSPETASDLLVKLADFFRRNINPGGDSVPLATELEHCRAYIAIEKARFEDRLRVVFDVDEEALGCKLPTLTLQPLVENALKHGILPREEGGEIRVGAHREGGVVRIVVGDNGVGMPPEQVARLFSGESSQLPTEGAGIALNNVNARLSALYGPEHALRVESTPGAGTTVSFTVPQGGRGEYAHESLHR; encoded by the coding sequence ATGCTGCACCTTCTCGTGAATCTTCTGGAGCGCCTCGGGCTGTTCGCCATCGCGTTCATCCTGGTCATGCGCTTCGCCATCGTCAAGCGGTTCCTGATCGGCAAGGCGAGCCGCTACGAAAAGCTCACCCTGTCGGTTCTCTTCGGCTTCATCGGCATTGCTGGGACCTACATGGGGGTGCCGATCCAGAACGCCATCGCCAATTCGCGGGTGGTGGGGGTGGCCCTCGGGGGGATCCTCGGCGGCCCCCTGGTCGGTTTCGGGGCCGGGCTCATCGCCGGTGGGCACCGTTTTCTCATCGATGTGGGGGGCTTCACGGCGACGGCCTGCGGGGTGGCGACCATCGCGGAGGGGGTTGCCGGCGGCCTCATCTACCACCGCCTCAAGAGGGGGCAGTTCGATCCCGCCGTGGCCTTTATCACGGGGGTCGCGGTGGAAACCCTCCAGATGGTGATCCTCCTTGTCATGGCGAAGCCCTTCACCGCGGCGGTGAGCCTGGTGAGTGTCATCGGCTTCCCCATGATCCTGGTGAACTCCATCGGCTTGGCCCTGTTCGTGGAACTGGTGTCATCGGTGTTCCGGGAGAAGGAGCGCTTCGCCGCGGTCCAGGCCCAGACGGCCCTCAATATCGCCCTGCGCACGCTCCCCTTCCTCCGGGGGGGGCTCACCGAGGGGTCTGCCGCGGCAACGGCCCGGATCATCCGGGAGATGACTGATCTCGATGCGGTGGCCATCACCGACGAGGCCGCCATCCTGGCCCACACCGGGGCCGAGGAGGATCACCACCGCCCCGGCTTGCCGCTTCTGACCGCTTCCACCAGGTCTGCCCTCGCCTCGGGGGAGATCACCACCCCCCTGACCCGTGACGACATCGGCTGTACCCACGAAGGGTGCCGGCTCGGCTCGGCGATCATCGTTCCCCTCAAGAAGCGGGAGCGCACCGTGGGGGCCCTGAAGCTCTACCGGCTCAAGGAAGGGGGAATTACCCCCCTCGACATGGAGCTGGCCAACGGTCTTGCCCACCTCTTTTCCAACCAGCTGGAGATCTCGGAGCTGGAGGCCCAGCGAAAACTCGTCCGGGAGGCGGAAATCCGGGCGTTGCAGGCGCAGATCAACCCCCACTTTCTCTTCAACACCATCAACACCATCATCAGCTACACCCGGACCAGTCCCGAGACCGCTTCCGACCTCCTGGTGAAGCTCGCCGATTTCTTCCGCAGGAACATCAACCCCGGGGGGGACAGCGTTCCCCTGGCGACCGAGCTTGAACACTGCCGCGCCTACATTGCCATCGAAAAGGCGCGCTTCGAGGATCGGCTCAGGGTGGTGTTCGATGTCGACGAGGAGGCCCTGGGCTGCAAACTTCCCACCCTGACCCTCCAGCCCCTCGTGGAGAATGCCCTGAAGCACGGCATCCTCCCCCGCGAGGAGGGGGGAGAGATCCGGGTCGGTGCCCACCGGGAAGGGGGCGTGGTCAGGATCGTGGTGGGGGATAATGGGGTGGGGATGCCCCCGGAGCAGGTTGCCCGCCTCTTTTCCGGGGAATCGAGTCAGCTCCCGACGGAGGGGGCGGGGATTGCCCTGAACAATGTCAATGCCCGGCTCTCGGCGCTGTACGGGCCGGAGCATGCCCTGCGGGTGGAAAGCACCCCGGGAGCGGGGACCACCGTGTCATTCACGGTGCCCCAAGGGGGGAGGGGGGAGTATGCTCATGAGAGTCTTCATCGTTGA